The following are encoded in a window of Rosa chinensis cultivar Old Blush chromosome 4, RchiOBHm-V2, whole genome shotgun sequence genomic DNA:
- the LOC112197633 gene encoding chloride channel protein CLC-d has translation MLSNHLQNGIEAPKLAWSRLPNSDEAETDVFVLGKKDDEGAGVESLDYEVIENYAYWEEQAQRGRLYVGYYVAVKWFFALLIGIGTGLAAVFINISVENFAGWKFALTFAIIQKSYLAGFVVYILINLVLVFSSVYIVTQFAPAAAGSGIPEIKGYLNGVDIHGVLLFRTLIGKIFGSIGSVGGGLALGKEGPLVHTGACIASLLGQGGSTKYHLRSRWLQIFNSDRDRRDLVTCGCAAGVSAAFRAPVGGVLFALEEVTSWWRSQLMWRVFFTSAIVAVVVRTAMGWCKSGKCGHFGSGGFIIWDVSDGQEDYSFEEFLPMAVIGVIGGLLGALFNQLTFYIAHWRRNYLHKKGNRVKIIEACLISLITSIISFGLPLLRKCSQCPEADPDSGIECPRPPGMYGNYVNFYCSKEREYNDLATIFFNTQDDAIRNLFSAKTIHEYSAQSLLTFLVMFYTLAVVTFGTAVPAGQFVPGIMIGSTYGRLVGMFVVSFYKKLNIEEGTYALLGAASFLGGSMRMTVSLCVIMVEITNNLKLLPLIMLVLLISKAVGDAFNEGLYEEQSRLRNIPQLESKPKYQMRKMTAKEACGRRVISFPRVVKVADLVSILRSNIHNGFPVIDHSRNGETLVIGLMLRSHLLVLLQSKVDFQHSPLPCDPRGSRSIRHTLSEFVKPATSKGLSIHDIHLSSDDLEMYIDLAPFLNPSPYIVPEDMSLTKVYNLFRQLGLRHIFVVPRPSRVIGLITRKDLLIEENEDSASMELQSTSVRAQHRDRRKGRRIGDMEHPLLTGLLS, from the exons ATGCTGTCGAATCACTTGCAGAATGGGATCGAGGCGCCGAAGCTGGCCTGGTCTCGCCTCCCGAACTCGGACGAGGCCGAGACCGACGTCTTTGTGTTGGGGAAGAAGGACGACGAGGGCGCCGGCGTCGAGAGCCTTGACTATGAAGTCATCGAGAACTACGCTTATTGGGAAGAGCAG GCGCAGAGAGGGAGACTCTATGTTGGATATTATGTGGCTGTCAAGTGGTTCTTTGCTTTGCTCATCGGCATCG GCACTGGATTAGCTGCTGTTTTCATCAATATTTCGGTTGAGAACTTTGCAGGCTGGAAATTTGCATTGACATTTGctataatacaaaaatcatATCTGGCCGGTTTCGTGGTGTACATATTAATCAACTTAGTTTTGGTTTTTTCCTCTGTATATATTGTTACACAATTTGCACCGGCAGCAGCTGGGTCTGGTATTCCAGAAATCAAGGGGTATTTAAATG GGGTCGACATACACGGTGTCCTACTTTTCAGAACATTGATTGGAAAG ATATTTGGTAGCATTGGTTCAGTGGGAGGAGGTCTAGCTTTAGGCAAAGAAGGTCCTCTTGTTCATACTGGTGCTTGTATTGCATCCTTGCTTGGACAA GGTGGATCTACAAAATACCATCTCAGATCCAGGTGGCTACAAATTTTTAATAGTGACCGAGATCGCCGTGATCTT gtaACCTGTGGATGTGCAGCTGGAGTTTCTGCTGCTTTCAGAGCTCCTGTAGGTGGTGTACTATTTGCACTGGAAGAAGTTACATCTTG GTGGAGGAGTCAACTTATGTGGCGTGTGTTTTTCACTTCTGCTATTGTGGCCGTTGTAGTGCGTACTGCAATGGGATGGTGCAAGAGTGGAAAATGTGGACATTTTGGCTCAGGTGGCTTCATAATATGGGATGTATCAGA TGGTCAAGAGGACTATTCTTTTGAGGAGTTCTTGCCAATGGCGGTTATTGGGGTCATTGGAGGTTTACTGG GAGCCTTGTTTAACCAGCTTACATTTTACATTGCTCACTGGCGCCGAAATTATTTGCACAAGAAAGGGAATCGAGTCAAG ATAATTGAAGCGTGTCTCATCTCTCTGATAACGTCAATTATTTCCTTCGGTTTACCACTTTTAAGAAAATGTAGTCAATGCCCTGAAGCAGATCCAGATTCTGGAATTGAATGCCCGCGGCCTCCAGGAATGTATGGAAATTATGTTAAT TTTTATTGCAGCAAGGAAAGGGAATACAATGATCTTGCAACTATTTTCTTCAATACTCAG GATGATGCGATCAGGAATTTGTTTAGTGCAAAAACAATACATGAGTACAGTGCCCAAAGTTTATTGACCTTCTTG GTGATGTTTTACACATTAGCAGTTGTGACATTTGGTACTGCTGTTCCAGCTGGTCAATTTGTTCCTGGAATAATGATAGGATCAACATATGGACGTCTTGTAGGCATGTTTGTTGTTAGCTTCTACAAGAAGCTCAACATTGAAGAGGGAAC ATATGCACTACTTGGAGCAGCTTCTTTTCTTGGAGGTTCAATGCGAATGACGGTGTCTCTATGTGTCATTATGGTTGAAATCACAAATAATCTGAAATTGTTGCCTCTTATCATGCTTGTTCTTCTCATTTCAAAG GCTGTTGGAGATGCATTCAATGAAGGCCTGTATGAAGAACAGTCGCGGTTAAGGAACATTCCACAATTAGAATCAAAACCCAAATATCAAATGCGGAAGATGACAGCAAAGGAGGCTTGTGGAAGAAGG GTGATTTCCTTCCCTCGTGTTGTTAAGGTTGCAGATTTGGTTTCTATTCTACGGAGCAACATCCACAATGGCTTCCCT GTGATTGATCATTCTAGAAACGGAGAAACACTTGTCATTGGACTAATGCTTCGTAG TCACTTGTTGGTACTTCTGCAGTCGAAGGTAGATTTCCAGCATAGCCCTTTGCCGTGTGATCCCAGAGGATCTAGGTCTATCAG GCACACTTTGAGCGAGTTTGTGAAACCTGCTACCAGTAAAGGATTATCAATACATGATATACATCTGAGCTCAGACGACTTGGAAATGTACATAGATCTTGCCCCCTTTTTAAACCCATCTCCTTACATCGTCCCCGAGGATATGTCTTTGACAAAG gTATATAATCTTTTCCGTCAGCTAGGTCTGAGACACATATTTGTTGTTCCGCGCCCATCTCGTGTGATTGGTTTGATTACCAGAAAGGATTTATTGATTGAG GAGAATGAGGATTCTGCTTCAATGGAACTCCAATCGACTAGTGTAAG AGCACAACATCGTGATAGAAGAAAGGGTAGGAGGATTGGTGATATGGAGCACCCGCTACTCACTGGTCTTCTGTCGTGA